A stretch of the Danio rerio strain Tuebingen ecotype United States chromosome 18, GRCz12tu, whole genome shotgun sequence genome encodes the following:
- the olfcq5 gene encoding extracellular calcium-sensing receptor-like codes for MWAVLLFCLVLSCCYICVTLIASTGTCQQQGHFTINGMHQDGDFVIGGLFDVQTYLKVYPEISFRTQPKLPNCELFYMTSFQQALTMVFAISEINHNPNLLPNITLGYQIYDTCLRLRVAFQAATALISGTEETISDFNCKGPPPVIGLIGDPGSTHSIAISSVLGLFRMPMISYYATCSCLSDKKKYPSFFRTIPSDTFQVRAIVQTLRHFGWTWVGLIYSNNDYGIYAAQSFHQEMQLFGHCVAFSEILPQDNNPRVIDHIMGVIQASTARVVVVFSASSLLIPLMNKVVLQNLTSRQWIASEAWVTAAVFRTPYFQPFLKGTLGIAIRRGEIQGLHSFLLRLHPNSDQRNNIVRIFWETMFGCSFETGDKETFGQQMKKVCTGLEDLSTTNTPYTDVSGLRATYNVYKAVYALAHALHDLMQCKEKRGPFSGNSCADITDLKPWQLVHYLKKVNFTTSFGDSVSFDNNGDALAIYDVLNWQPSSEGSIKLHNIGVVNEVATGMVLTLNNDEIYWNFEAQKPPQSVCSESCLPGTSRAMRKGFPVCCFDCLICGDGEISNTTDAIKCTVCPDEFWSNLNKDRCVPKEIDFLSYEDPLGISLTTTSLLGTCFCALVMIIFTFHRNTPIVRANNSELSFLLLLSLKLCFLCVLLFIGQPQLWTCQLRHAVFGISFVLCISSILVKTMVVIAVFKSSRPEGSGAMKWFGTAQQRCTVLVLTALQIVICAVWLSTSSPTPYKNNQSIRSKIVYECAIGSVAGFSLLLGYIGLLAAISFLLAFLARNLPDNFNEAKFITFSMLIFCAVWVAFVPAYMSSSGKYAVAMEIFAILASSFGVLVAIFAPKCYIIILHPERNTKKAIMGRENKNK; via the exons ATGTGGGCAGTACTACTTTTTTGTTTGGTTCTGTCTTGTTGCTATATCTGTGTAACTTTGATAGCCAGTACAGGTACCTGTCAGCAACAGGGACACTTTACAATAAATGGGATGCACCAGGATGGAGACTTTGTCATTGGTGGTTTGTTTGATGTTCAGACATACCTAAAAGTATACCCTGAGATAAGCTTCAGAACGCAGCCAAAACTACCAAACTGTGAACT CTTCTATATGACAAGCTTCCAGCAAGCACTGACAATGGTTTTTGCCATCAGTGAGATTAATCACAATCCCAACTTGCTGCCAAACATCACACTTGGTTACCAGATCTATGACACTTGTTTAAGGCTTAGAGTGGCATTTCAGGCAGCTACAGCTCTGATAAGTGGGACAGAGGAGACcatctctgacttcaactgtaaaggCCCACCACCAGTTATTGGACTCATAGGTGATCCAGGATCTACACATTCTATTGCAATTTCCAGTGTTCTGGGGCTGTTTCGAATGCCTATG ATAAGCTACTATGCCACTTGCTCTTGTTTAAGTGACAAGAAAAAGTACCCCTCCTTCTTCAGAACAATTCCAAGTGATACCTTCCAAGTGCGGGCTATAGTTCAGACCTTGAGGCATTTTGGCTGGACCTGGGTTGGTCTGATCTACAGTAATAATGACTATGGTATCTACGCTGCTCAGTCCTTCCATCAAGAAATGCAGTTGTTTGGACACTGTGTTGCTTTTTCTGAAATCCTGCCCCAAGATAACAACCCCAGAGTTATTGATCACATTATGGGAGTAATTCAGGCCTCTACAGCTAGAGTAGTGGTTGTTTTTTCTGCTTCATCCTTATTGATTCCTTTGATGAACAAGGTAGTGTTGCAGAACTTAACAAGCAGGCAGTGGATAGCAAGTGAAGCCTGGGTCACCGCAGCTGTGTTCCGCACACCATATTTCCAGCCCTTTCTGAAGGGAACGTTGGGCATTGCTATTAGGCGTGGAGAAATCCAGGGTCTTCATAGTTTTCTGTTACGTCTTCATCCCAACAGTGACCAAAGAAATAATATAGTGAGGATATTCTGGGAGACCATGTTCGGGTGCAGTTTTGAAACTGGGGATAAAGAGACATTTGGTCAACAAATGAAAAAGGTGTGTACAGGACTGGAGGATCTGAGCACTACAAACACACCTTACACTGATGTTTCAGGATTGAGGGCAACTTATAATGTGTATAAAGCAGTTTATGCCCTGGCCCATGCACTTCATGACCTGATGCAGTGTAAAGAGAAGAGAGGACCATTCAGTGGGAACAGCTGTGCTGACATAACAGATCTAAAACCCTGGCAG CTTGTTCACTACCTAAAAAAAGTGAATTTCACCACAAGCTTTGGGGATTCTGTATCATTTGACAATAATGGAGATGCTCTAGCCATCTATGATGTGTTGAACTGGCAGCCGAGCTCTGAAGGATCAATTAAACTTCACAATATTGGTGTAGTAAATGAGGTGGCAACAGGAATGGTGCTCACACTGAATAATGATGAAATTTACTGGAACTTTGAGGCACAAAAA CCCCCACAGTCTGTGTGCAGTGAGAGCTGTCTCCCAGGCACCAGTAGAGCCATGAGGAAGGGCTTTCCTGTCTGCTGTTTTGACTGCTTGATATGTGGAGATGGTGAAATTTCTAACACAACAG ATGCTATTAAATGCACAGTTTGTCCAGATGAATTTTGGTCCAATCTAAATAAGGATCGATGTGTTCCTAAAGAAATCGATTTTCTATCATATGAGGATCCTCTGGGCATCTCGCTGACCACTACTTCCCTGCTGGGAACCTGTTTTTGTGCTCTTGTGATGATAATCTTTACTTTTCACCGTAACACTCCTATAGTACGTGCCAACAATTCAGAGCTCAGcttcctgctgcttttgtcactCAAACTGTGTTTCCTGTGTGTGCTGCTGTTCATTGGTCAGCCCCAGTTGTGGACGTGTCAGTTAAGACATGCTGTGTTTGGCATAAGCTTTGTCCTGTGCATCTCCAGCATTTTGGTCAAGACTATGGTGGTAATAGCTGTGTTCAAATCCTCTCGGCCTGAGGGCTCAGGAGCAATGAAATGGTTTGGAACAGCACAACAAAGATGCACAGTTCTGGTCCTAACAGCCCTCCAAATTGTAATATGTGCAGTCTGGCTATCAACCTCTTCTCCAACACCCTATAAAAATAACCAGTCTATCCGCTCTAAAATAGTCTATGAATGTGCCATTGGCTCAGTGGCTGGGTTTTCTTTGCTGCTGGGATATATAGGATTGTTGGCAGCAATAAGCTTCCTACTAGCCTTTCTGGCTAGAAATCTTCCAGATAATTTTAATGAAGCAAAGTTTATCACTTTTAGTATGCTGATCTTCTGTGCTGTATGGGTTGCATTTGTTCCAGCATATATGAGCTCATCAGGGAAATATGCAGTGGCTATGGAGATATTTGCTATCTTAGCTTCTAGTTTTGGAGTGCTAGTGGCCATATTTGCCCCAAAGTGTTACATAATCATTTTACATCCGGAGAGAAACACTAAAAAAGCCATCATGGGaagagaaaacaaaaataaatag